One segment of Acinetobacter lwoffii DNA contains the following:
- a CDS encoding plasmid mobilization protein, with amino-acid sequence MAKDNKIFFRVDRAVLDWWEAKCEKQGIKKGAPFQKALELSYQKENDPEYSGQDFSLNLEKDLAEKIYQLAKFEEVDPDNLLKKMIKEKLSEIEKTQDVIDVFEKTSRKELRLKPSLMKAINEKAAQVGMKPNQYIISVLTANVTKDSIFFSQEEALKLGESNSQLLAIGRNLNQMAKNMNQGIYESYDREFVERVHQLVKAQVRHVFTLLERNKKRWE; translated from the coding sequence ATGGCTAAAGACAATAAAATCTTTTTCAGAGTTGATCGGGCAGTGCTTGATTGGTGGGAGGCAAAGTGTGAAAAACAGGGAATTAAGAAAGGCGCACCTTTCCAAAAAGCGTTAGAACTTTCTTATCAAAAAGAGAATGATCCAGAATATTCAGGACAAGATTTTTCCTTGAATCTTGAAAAGGACTTAGCCGAAAAAATCTATCAGTTAGCTAAGTTTGAAGAAGTAGATCCAGACAACCTGCTCAAAAAAATGATCAAGGAAAAGTTATCTGAAATAGAAAAAACGCAAGACGTTATAGATGTATTTGAAAAAACATCACGCAAAGAATTACGGCTTAAACCAAGTTTGATGAAAGCCATTAATGAAAAAGCAGCACAGGTCGGTATGAAACCGAATCAATATATCATTTCGGTTTTAACAGCTAATGTCACAAAAGATTCAATATTCTTTAGCCAGGAAGAAGCTCTTAAACTTGGCGAATCAAATAGTCAGCTTTTGGCGATTGGTAGAAACCTAAACCAAATGGCTAAGAATATGAATCAGGGTATTTATGAGTCTTACGATAGAGAATTTGTCGAGCGAGTGCATCAGCTAGTAAAAGCTCAAGTTAGGCATGTTTTCACTCTATTAGAGCGCAATAAAAAGAGGTGGGAATAA
- a CDS encoding DUF192 domain-containing protein, with amino-acid sequence MKLKYAAFIALLIVVSVMAFKQVYNPYFDQDKEVKTFSFNGKKLTALYLYREHDQEIGFKENPSLKPLVFTWKKPIYTCFNMVNVPYDLEILFFNTDKKIIGSAVMEKFSQKQYCPNEKIVYALEIVREQ; translated from the coding sequence TTGAAATTAAAATATGCAGCGTTTATAGCTCTTTTAATAGTAGTGTCTGTTATGGCCTTTAAACAGGTTTATAACCCTTACTTTGATCAAGATAAAGAAGTAAAGACGTTTAGCTTTAATGGAAAAAAATTAACGGCTCTGTACCTATATAGGGAGCATGATCAAGAAATAGGTTTTAAAGAAAATCCTTCATTAAAGCCTTTAGTCTTTACGTGGAAAAAGCCGATTTATACCTGTTTTAATATGGTCAATGTACCTTATGACTTAGAGATACTTTTCTTTAATACAGATAAAAAAATTATTGGATCGGCTGTCATGGAAAAGTTTTCCCAAAAGCAGTATTGCCCTAATGAAAAGATAGTATATGCACTAGAAATTGTGAGAGAGCAATAA
- a CDS encoding M24 family metallopeptidase: MNTLVNNLAVSELSSLLTIENGEKVSATFSLSEYQNRQSKLRQLMEELEIDHVLFSSIHNINYYADFIYCSFGRFYGLVVSPEKVVTISANIDAGQPWRRTVGDYNVVYTDWQRDNYFKAVTQEIPNKGRVGIEFDHLPLERLNKLKAVLPNVEFIDISAPCMKLRMIKSAEEIAHITQGAAVCDIGGFTVTAAIREGVPEHEVALASTQAMVREIAKRFPNSELMDTWTWFQSGINTDGAHNPVTTRQVQKGDILSLNCFSMIAGYYTALERTQFFDHCDDASLRIWEANVKVHEAGLKLIRPGARCSDIAKELNEIFYEEGLLQYRTFGYGHSFGVLSHYYGREAGLELREDIDTVIEPGMVISMEPMVMIPQGMAGAGGYREHDILVVTESGNENITKFPYGPEHNIIK; this comes from the coding sequence ATGAATACTTTAGTAAATAATTTGGCTGTTTCAGAGCTATCATCATTATTAACCATTGAAAATGGTGAAAAAGTTTCTGCAACATTTTCATTATCTGAGTATCAAAATAGACAAAGCAAGCTACGCCAACTAATGGAAGAGCTAGAAATTGATCATGTTCTATTTAGTTCAATACATAACATTAACTATTATGCGGACTTTATTTATTGTTCATTTGGTCGCTTCTACGGTCTGGTGGTTAGCCCAGAAAAAGTGGTGACAATTTCAGCAAATATTGATGCTGGTCAACCTTGGCGTCGTACGGTTGGTGACTATAACGTTGTTTATACCGATTGGCAGCGTGATAACTATTTTAAAGCGGTTACACAAGAAATTCCGAATAAAGGTCGTGTAGGAATTGAGTTTGATCATTTGCCTTTAGAGCGTTTAAATAAGTTAAAAGCTGTTTTGCCAAATGTAGAGTTTATCGATATTAGTGCCCCATGTATGAAACTACGCATGATTAAATCTGCTGAAGAAATTGCACATATCACCCAAGGGGCTGCTGTGTGTGATATTGGTGGTTTCACAGTGACTGCAGCGATTCGTGAAGGGGTACCAGAGCATGAAGTGGCTTTAGCTTCTACCCAAGCGATGGTACGTGAAATTGCCAAACGTTTTCCAAACTCTGAATTAATGGATACATGGACTTGGTTCCAGTCAGGAATTAATACCGATGGCGCACATAATCCTGTCACAACACGCCAAGTGCAAAAAGGTGACATCTTAAGTTTAAATTGCTTCTCGATGATTGCAGGCTATTACACAGCTTTAGAACGGACACAATTTTTTGATCATTGCGATGATGCTTCACTACGTATTTGGGAAGCCAATGTTAAGGTGCATGAAGCAGGCTTAAAATTGATTCGTCCAGGTGCACGTTGCAGTGATATTGCGAAAGAATTAAATGAAATTTTCTATGAAGAAGGCTTATTACAATACCGTACCTTTGGTTATGGACACTCTTTTGGCGTGTTATCGCATTATTACGGTCGTGAAGCAGGCTTAGAATTACGTGAAGATATTGATACGGTGATTGAACCTGGCATGGTAATTTCCATGGAACCTATGGTCATGATTCCACAAGGTATGGCTGGTGCTGGTGGTTACCGTGAACATGACATCTTGGTGGTGACAGAATCAGGCAATGAAAATATTACTAAATTCCCATATGGTCCAGAACATAACATCATCAAATAA
- a CDS encoding relaxase/mobilization nuclease domain-containing protein, with protein sequence MANGSSKTTREVQSTLLAHGEQLLNGSKVKRVNQTQSLDTFLNDLSKPKNGSGHSAKSAPKSSPNSVKATLNRISKKTPEVMVKVTGGGNSMGKVKAHMGYITRNGQLEGIDQDGNKVNGKDDIEDTAEDWQMSGTPISDEESKYKQAFNIVLSMPKGTDEKGVYDAAKEFAEEHFKDHKYMMVQHTFTNDPSKDPSENPHVHVVVKAVSEKGDRLNIRKADLQEWRESFAEKLRSRGIEANATKRIARLQKNRSDKQSVKQMKEQGKSFKRYGKNKASPERVQKAKQQEKEALTHYKEITKALSQSPDPQDRKLAVDLVDYLRKQVEVKKPQPQIQPNKPDPQQRLNKGKEQER encoded by the coding sequence ATGGCTAACGGAAGCAGTAAGACTACCAGAGAAGTGCAAAGCACTTTGCTTGCTCATGGTGAGCAGCTACTTAACGGATCTAAAGTTAAGCGTGTTAATCAGACCCAAAGTTTAGATACTTTTTTAAATGATCTGTCTAAGCCTAAAAATGGATCTGGCCATTCAGCTAAATCAGCCCCTAAATCATCTCCAAATAGCGTTAAGGCAACTTTAAATAGAATCAGTAAAAAGACCCCTGAAGTAATGGTCAAGGTTACTGGTGGAGGTAATTCTATGGGGAAGGTGAAAGCCCACATGGGATATATCACACGAAATGGGCAATTAGAGGGAATTGATCAGGACGGAAATAAAGTTAATGGTAAGGATGATATAGAAGATACTGCTGAAGATTGGCAAATGTCAGGTACACCTATTTCTGATGAAGAATCTAAATATAAGCAGGCTTTTAATATTGTGTTATCTATGCCGAAAGGTACGGATGAAAAAGGCGTTTATGATGCTGCAAAAGAATTTGCAGAGGAACATTTTAAAGACCATAAATATATGATGGTGCAGCATACCTTTACCAATGACCCTTCAAAAGATCCAAGTGAAAACCCGCATGTGCATGTTGTTGTTAAAGCTGTTTCTGAAAAAGGGGATCGGTTAAATATCAGGAAGGCTGATCTTCAGGAATGGCGAGAAAGTTTTGCTGAAAAATTAAGATCCAGAGGGATTGAAGCGAATGCGACAAAACGTATAGCTAGGCTTCAAAAAAATAGAAGTGATAAGCAGTCAGTTAAACAAATGAAAGAGCAGGGCAAATCGTTTAAGCGATATGGTAAAAATAAGGCAAGTCCAGAACGTGTCCAGAAAGCTAAACAGCAAGAAAAAGAAGCATTGACGCATTACAAGGAAATTACTAAAGCTCTATCACAGTCACCAGATCCGCAAGATAGAAAACTAGCAGTTGATCTAGTGGACTATTTACGGAAACAGGTAGAAGTGAAAAAACCACAGCCACAGATTCAACCTAATAAGCCAGATCCACAACAAAGATTGAACAAAGGGAAGGAACAAGAACGCTAA
- a CDS encoding MFS transporter, whose translation MKKDKQVEQKNTLRRVASASFIGNFVEWFDYAAYGFLATVIAVVFFPQSDPLTALMAAYAIFAISFILRPLGGIFWGHVGDKFGRKNALSWSIILMTLATVCIALLPSYQSIGIFAPIMLLIFRMIQGFSASGEYAGAANFLAEYAPKEKRGLYTSLVPASTATGLLLGSLMAAAMFAFMSEAFLHEYGWRIPFLLAAPLGLIGYYIRVKLEDTPEFLEHQKNGKKENFPIKALFTQYRPALFKAFTVASLNATAFYLIFSYMPNYLATELGVNKTQAFISGSISLLFYIAVVFAMGKYSDRIGRKKMLLWASLSFIALTVPLFYLLSTASFVEMVIIQLVFCTLLAMNDGSLPAYLTEQFPIQVRYTGFAFSFNTANALLGGTVPFVATWLIQQTGNTLAPSVLLIVVAIFASMALLQRKSHRLINAKA comes from the coding sequence ATGAAAAAAGACAAGCAGGTAGAACAAAAAAACACCTTAAGACGTGTCGCAAGTGCAAGCTTTATTGGCAATTTTGTAGAATGGTTTGATTATGCAGCATATGGTTTTTTGGCAACAGTCATTGCAGTTGTTTTTTTCCCGCAAAGTGACCCTTTAACGGCATTAATGGCTGCCTATGCTATCTTTGCAATTTCATTTATTTTGCGTCCATTAGGCGGTATTTTTTGGGGGCATGTGGGCGATAAATTTGGTCGAAAAAATGCTTTATCGTGGTCGATTATCTTAATGACACTGGCTACGGTATGTATTGCACTGTTACCAAGTTATCAAAGTATCGGTATTTTTGCACCGATTATGCTATTAATATTTCGGATGATCCAGGGCTTCTCAGCTTCAGGTGAATATGCTGGAGCAGCAAACTTTCTCGCAGAATACGCCCCTAAGGAAAAAAGAGGACTTTATACCAGTTTAGTTCCTGCAAGTACTGCAACGGGTTTACTACTCGGCTCTTTAATGGCAGCAGCAATGTTCGCTTTTATGTCAGAGGCATTTTTACACGAATATGGCTGGAGAATTCCATTTTTATTGGCAGCACCATTAGGCTTAATTGGATACTACATTCGTGTCAAGTTAGAAGATACCCCAGAGTTTTTAGAACATCAAAAAAATGGCAAGAAAGAAAATTTTCCAATCAAAGCCTTATTTACCCAGTATCGACCAGCACTTTTTAAAGCATTTACTGTTGCATCTTTAAATGCCACTGCGTTCTATCTTATTTTTAGTTACATGCCAAATTATTTAGCTACAGAGTTAGGTGTAAATAAAACGCAAGCCTTTATCTCGGGGTCAATTTCATTGCTATTTTATATTGCTGTGGTTTTTGCAATGGGCAAATATTCAGACCGAATTGGACGTAAGAAAATGTTGCTTTGGGCAAGTCTAAGCTTTATCGCACTGACTGTACCCTTGTTCTACTTACTTTCAACCGCCAGTTTTGTTGAAATGGTGATAATCCAGCTCGTGTTCTGCACATTGTTAGCAATGAACGATGGTAGTTTACCTGCATATTTAACAGAACAATTCCCTATACAAGTGCGCTATACCGGTTTTGCCTTTAGTTTTAATACTGCTAATGCATTGTTAGGTGGAACAGTTCCTTTTGTTGCAACCTGGTTAATTCAACAAACAGGTAATACCTTAGCACCTAGTGTCTTATTAATTGTAGTTGCAATTTTTGCAAGTATGGCTTTATTACAAAGGAAATCACATCGTTTAATCAATGCTAAAGCTTAA
- a CDS encoding recombinase family protein: MIEMNTRIYLRASTKDQDAERALQILQDLNQNLNLGETIVYVENYSGTKLDRPELNKLLSEANQGDTLLVESIDRLSRLTQQDFQELKRRIQEKGLRLVVADLPTTYQMIQTSDSITHSILDLINNMLIDLLATMARLDNEKRIERIKQGLARSGYKPTGKKANEAKHKRIKELLAAGNMTKEEIAKAVNCGVATVYRVAKVI; the protein is encoded by the coding sequence ATGATAGAAATGAATACACGTATTTATCTACGAGCTTCAACTAAAGATCAAGATGCAGAAAGGGCTTTGCAGATTCTTCAGGATCTAAACCAAAACTTGAATTTGGGCGAAACCATTGTGTACGTGGAAAACTATAGTGGTACGAAGTTAGACCGACCTGAATTGAATAAGCTACTGTCAGAAGCAAATCAAGGTGACACCTTGTTGGTTGAAAGTATTGACCGATTATCACGCCTAACCCAACAGGATTTTCAAGAGCTGAAGCGCAGGATCCAGGAGAAGGGACTTCGTTTAGTCGTAGCAGATCTTCCTACTACCTACCAAATGATTCAAACCAGTGACAGCATTACTCATTCAATCCTGGATCTCATCAACAATATGTTGATTGATCTCCTGGCAACAATGGCCCGCCTGGACAATGAGAAACGTATAGAACGTATTAAGCAGGGCCTGGCACGTTCGGGTTACAAACCAACAGGTAAGAAAGCCAATGAGGCTAAGCACAAACGAATAAAAGAATTGCTAGCAGCTGGCAATATGACTAAGGAAGAAATTGCCAAAGCAGTGAATTGTGGAGTTGCAACTGTTTATCGAGTTGCTAAAGTCATTTAA
- a CDS encoding Y-family DNA polymerase yields the protein MENQNKIFALVDINNCYVSCERVFNPSLNNKPVIVLSNNDGCAVARSQEAKDLGIKMGVPLFQLKELVEQHNITVLSSNYALYAEMSRRFIKVLAEFVTPQEQEIYSIDECFLDLTAYASNYDLTAYAHLILDRLSRWLGLPACIGIGRTKTEAKMANHIAKKNSYLKGVCNLVSMDYCSIEGLYQSIEVSEVWGIGRKHTKKLNSLSINTVLDFVCASPLMIRDQFSVVMHRTLLELQGISCIEIEQSPKAKKQIIASRSFGQKVYSCEDLKEAITLYVQDAVSRLRSENLLCGCIISFVQSNPFDTSEPFYNKSLSYALPDPSDNSLLLSKIATSMVDQLYQKNIGFKKCGVILTCLEPKATHIYDLFTDMNKIESSNKLMDSLDDIQNKFGKRKIGLGASMLPDRNWNMSRNKLSPNYFKWDQLMSVK from the coding sequence ATGGAAAATCAAAATAAGATCTTTGCTTTGGTAGACATTAATAACTGTTATGTAAGTTGTGAACGTGTCTTTAATCCAAGCCTGAATAATAAGCCAGTAATCGTATTATCTAATAATGACGGTTGTGCTGTGGCTCGTTCACAAGAAGCTAAAGACTTAGGAATAAAGATGGGTGTACCTCTTTTTCAACTCAAGGAGCTTGTAGAGCAGCACAATATTACAGTCCTTTCGAGTAATTATGCTCTATATGCGGAAATGTCCCGCAGATTTATAAAAGTCCTAGCTGAATTTGTTACACCTCAAGAACAAGAAATTTATTCGATTGATGAATGCTTTTTAGATCTAACTGCTTATGCTTCAAATTATGATCTAACTGCTTATGCTCATTTAATTCTGGATCGGCTCTCACGTTGGCTAGGTTTGCCGGCCTGTATTGGCATTGGGCGGACTAAAACAGAAGCAAAAATGGCTAATCATATCGCTAAAAAGAATAGTTATTTAAAAGGTGTATGTAACCTTGTTTCAATGGACTATTGTTCGATTGAGGGCTTATATCAATCTATAGAAGTTAGTGAAGTATGGGGGATTGGTAGAAAGCATACTAAAAAGCTGAATAGCCTAAGCATTAATACAGTTCTAGATTTTGTCTGTGCTTCACCCTTAATGATTAGAGATCAATTCTCTGTAGTCATGCACAGAACACTATTAGAATTACAGGGAATTTCTTGCATTGAAATTGAGCAAAGTCCTAAAGCAAAAAAACAAATAATAGCAAGCCGTTCCTTTGGCCAGAAAGTTTATAGCTGTGAGGATCTTAAAGAAGCGATTACGCTTTATGTTCAGGATGCCGTAAGCCGTTTAAGAAGTGAAAATTTACTATGTGGCTGTATTATTAGTTTTGTTCAATCTAATCCATTTGATACTTCTGAGCCTTTTTATAATAAATCTTTGTCTTACGCTTTACCCGATCCATCAGACAATAGTTTATTACTTTCTAAAATTGCTACCTCAATGGTTGATCAGCTATACCAGAAGAATATTGGATTTAAAAAATGTGGAGTTATCCTCACTTGTCTTGAACCTAAAGCCACTCATATTTATGACTTATTCACGGACATGAACAAGATAGAATCAAGTAATAAACTTATGGATTCACTCGATGATATACAGAATAAATTTGGTAAGAGAAAAATAGGATTAGGTGCCAGTATGCTACCTGATAGAAATTGGAATATGTCACGTAATAAGCTGTCTCCCAATTACTTTAAATGGGATCAACTTATGAGTGTTAAATAA
- a CDS encoding tautomerase family protein produces the protein MSQIKIYALDETIELHRDNLSKAIHQALVKELKYPEEKRFQRFIPLESKNFIYPADRSTSYIIIEISMFDGRTKETKKAFIKTLFENINNLCGIDSNDVEITIFETPKENWGIRGENADELQLNYQVSV, from the coding sequence ATGTCTCAGATAAAAATTTATGCTTTAGATGAAACTATAGAATTACATCGTGATAATTTAAGTAAAGCTATCCATCAGGCTTTAGTTAAAGAATTAAAATACCCTGAAGAAAAAAGGTTCCAACGTTTTATTCCACTAGAATCCAAAAATTTTATATATCCAGCAGACCGCAGTACATCTTATATAATTATTGAAATTTCCATGTTCGATGGACGAACAAAAGAGACTAAAAAAGCATTTATTAAGACTCTATTCGAAAATATAAACAATCTATGCGGTATTGATTCAAATGATGTTGAGATAACTATATTTGAAACTCCTAAAGAAAACTGGGGCATTAGAGGGGAGAATGCGGATGAACTACAGTTAAATTATCAGGTAAGTGTTTAA
- the yddG gene encoding aromatic amino acid DMT transporter YddG has protein sequence MLLNALPALNRNISTLIGLTAVIFWSTNVGLIRSVSESFGAVAGAALIYSVASVILLFTIGMPKFSTIPKSYLCWGSLLFVAYELCFALSIGYAQNSRQAIEVGMINYLWPTFTLLFAIIFNNIKANILIIPGCILALVGICWVLGGDTGFDLFQIWTNLKANPLSYGLAFAAAILWATYCSVTVKTSQGKNLVTIFFALVAAVLWIKYLLMSGSALNFTYDNTVTLIMAAGALGLGYGAWNIGIISGNMTLMAGASYFTPVLSALFAALLLSTSLSFIFWQGVAMVTTGAVLCWLATRKQ, from the coding sequence ATGCTTTTAAACGCTTTACCTGCACTCAATAGAAATATATCGACTTTAATTGGTCTTACAGCTGTCATATTTTGGAGTACAAATGTAGGCTTAATTCGTAGTGTCAGTGAGAGTTTTGGAGCTGTAGCCGGTGCTGCTCTAATTTACAGTGTCGCATCCGTGATTTTACTTTTCACGATTGGCATGCCTAAGTTTTCTACAATCCCAAAATCCTATTTATGTTGGGGAAGCCTTTTATTTGTTGCTTATGAATTATGTTTTGCTCTTTCTATTGGCTATGCACAAAACAGTAGACAAGCAATCGAAGTTGGCATGATTAATTATCTATGGCCAACATTTACTCTACTATTTGCAATTATTTTTAACAACATTAAGGCCAATATTTTAATTATTCCCGGTTGCATATTAGCCTTGGTTGGAATTTGTTGGGTGCTAGGGGGAGATACTGGATTTGATCTCTTCCAGATATGGACCAATTTGAAGGCTAATCCTCTTAGTTATGGTTTAGCTTTTGCTGCTGCTATTTTATGGGCTACATATTGTTCTGTGACAGTAAAAACGTCTCAGGGTAAAAATCTAGTCACTATATTTTTTGCCCTAGTTGCAGCTGTACTATGGATAAAATACCTTCTCATGAGTGGGTCAGCTCTTAATTTTACTTATGACAATACAGTCACTCTGATTATGGCGGCTGGTGCTTTAGGTTTGGGATATGGTGCTTGGAATATTGGAATTATTTCAGGGAACATGACATTAATGGCTGGCGCTTCTTACTTTACTCCCGTGTTATCTGCTTTGTTTGCTGCATTACTTCTAAGCACTTCCTTATCTTTCATCTTTTGGCAAGGTGTTGCAATGGTGACAACAGGAGCAGTCTTGTGTTGGTTAGCGACTCGAAAGCAATAA
- a CDS encoding LexA family protein — MNEIRKGGHREGAGRKAIYNEPTKTMRVPISRIVEIKKFLANHKKTTLNDVATITLINPSTFKRIPLASEKVAAGFPSPAQDYIDKTLDMNEHLVKNEAATFVVKVASLSMRDAGIEIDDELLVDRSLEAKHEDIVIALIDNEFTVKRLMVEGDKCWLKAENPDYDDIHLNDCQELLIWGVVTFVIKPFRKHK; from the coding sequence ATGAATGAAATTAGAAAAGGTGGTCATAGGGAAGGTGCAGGAAGAAAGGCAATTTACAATGAACCCACTAAGACTATGCGTGTACCAATATCACGTATTGTAGAGATTAAGAAGTTTTTAGCGAATCATAAAAAGACTACCTTAAATGATGTAGCTACTATAACTTTAATTAATCCTTCAACCTTTAAACGTATTCCTTTAGCTTCAGAAAAAGTAGCTGCTGGTTTCCCTTCTCCCGCACAAGATTACATTGATAAAACTTTAGATATGAATGAACACCTTGTGAAAAATGAAGCTGCAACATTTGTTGTCAAAGTAGCTTCTCTTTCCATGCGTGACGCAGGCATTGAAATTGATGACGAGCTTTTAGTGGATCGTAGTCTTGAAGCTAAACACGAAGATATTGTTATTGCCTTAATTGACAATGAGTTCACCGTTAAGCGGTTAATGGTTGAAGGTGATAAGTGTTGGCTTAAAGCTGAAAATCCAGATTATGACGATATTCACCTTAATGATTGCCAAGAATTATTAATATGGGGTGTAGTGACCTTTGTCATTAAGCCATTTAGGAAACATAAATAA
- a CDS encoding GlxA family transcriptional regulator, translated as MLQNSKRIGFLLLDNFSMIAFSNMLEVLRMANYVTQDNLYQWNVTGLDGHHSCASNGLQIQHTCVLPHLLNMDIVFICGGFQLYKNMTPYLKNFLYRLDQQKIALGGLCTGAYVLAKADLLNGFRASLHWENTLAAQEEFPLVQFTPHIFTIDKNRFTCSGGLAAIDLGLELVEIHYPNIAKRICEQFIVHQVRESNEIQHQPISEHRKKLDFPIQDVLRLMENNINEPLTIAEIAQHVKIQPRTLERLFKMNLQLAPKEYYLKLRLTYAQNLLKQSTLSISNIALACGFCNGSSFTKAYKAFFNYSPKFERNVLDFAN; from the coding sequence ATGTTGCAAAACTCTAAGCGTATTGGTTTTCTATTGCTCGATAACTTTTCCATGATTGCCTTTTCAAACATGCTTGAAGTATTACGTATGGCTAACTATGTCACACAAGATAATTTATACCAATGGAACGTGACGGGTTTAGATGGTCATCACAGTTGCGCAAGCAATGGTCTGCAAATACAACATACCTGTGTTTTGCCACATTTACTGAATATGGATATCGTTTTTATTTGTGGTGGTTTTCAACTGTATAAGAATATGACCCCATACTTAAAGAATTTTTTATATCGGCTTGATCAACAAAAAATTGCTTTAGGTGGTTTATGTACAGGTGCTTATGTATTGGCAAAAGCAGATCTGCTAAATGGCTTTCGTGCTAGTCTTCATTGGGAAAATACCTTAGCTGCACAAGAAGAATTTCCATTAGTACAATTTACCCCGCATATTTTTACCATTGATAAGAATCGTTTTACCTGTTCTGGTGGGCTTGCAGCGATTGATTTAGGCTTGGAACTTGTTGAAATACATTATCCAAATATTGCTAAGAGAATCTGTGAGCAATTTATTGTTCATCAAGTACGTGAGAGCAATGAAATTCAACATCAACCCATTTCTGAACATAGGAAAAAACTTGATTTTCCAATTCAAGATGTATTGCGCTTAATGGAAAATAATATTAATGAGCCTTTAACCATTGCTGAAATTGCACAGCATGTAAAAATTCAACCGCGTACCTTAGAGCGCTTGTTTAAAATGAATCTGCAATTGGCTCCGAAAGAATATTATTTAAAACTAAGACTCACCTATGCACAGAATCTACTTAAACAGTCTACTTTAAGCATTTCAAATATTGCTTTGGCATGCGGTTTTTGTAACGGATCTAGTTTTACTAAAGCATATAAAGCTTTTTTTAACTATTCACCCAAATTTGAACGTAATGTTCTAGATTTTGCTAATTAG
- a CDS encoding recombinase family protein: MPNQVGYIRVSSTEQNTERQLDGISLDKTFTEKASGGSRERPQLNAMLEYLREGDTVHVHSIDRLARNTNDLNEIVNSLNDRGITIIFHKENLIFSHDIAQSAMNKLMFQMLAAFAEFERSMIRERQREGINKAKAKGLYKGRKRKIDYAEIQKAMKVEGATFRSVAKQFDVGVATVQRALKVATTE, encoded by the coding sequence ATGCCTAACCAAGTCGGTTATATTCGTGTCAGTTCAACTGAACAAAATACTGAACGTCAATTAGATGGAATCAGCCTGGATAAGACATTCACTGAAAAGGCAAGCGGTGGTAGCCGTGAACGTCCTCAGTTAAATGCAATGCTCGAATATCTTCGTGAAGGAGATACGGTGCATGTTCACAGTATTGATCGTCTGGCACGTAATACAAATGATCTGAACGAAATTGTGAATAGTCTTAATGATCGTGGCATAACTATTATTTTTCATAAAGAGAATCTGATTTTCAGTCATGATATTGCTCAATCGGCAATGAATAAACTTATGTTCCAAATGCTCGCTGCATTCGCAGAGTTTGAACGCTCTATGATCCGTGAACGCCAAAGAGAAGGAATTAATAAAGCCAAAGCTAAAGGCTTATATAAAGGTAGAAAACGAAAAATAGATTATGCAGAAATACAGAAAGCTATGAAGGTCGAAGGGGCAACTTTTAGAAGTGTTGCTAAACAGTTCGATGTAGGTGTTGCAACTGTACAAAGAGCGTTAAAAGTAGCTACTACAGAATAA